One region of Sus scrofa isolate TJ Tabasco breed Duroc chromosome 3, Sscrofa11.1, whole genome shotgun sequence genomic DNA includes:
- the PRM3 gene encoding protamine-3: MGSRCAKLSTGHGRGHESSMKKLVACVSQDNFSLSSEGEEEEEGEEEEEEEEEEEELPVQGKLLLMEPEQQEEGTQNDLVAQQSPEPKQTHS, from the coding sequence ATGGGTTCCCGCTGTGCCAAGCTCAGCACGGGCCACGGCCGGGGCCACGAATCGTCCATGAAGAAGCTGGTGGCCTGCGTGAGTCAGGATAACTTCTCCTTGTCGTCGGAGggcgaggaagaggaggagggagaggaagaggaagaggaagaggaagaggaagaggagctcCCTGTGCAGGGCAAGCTGTTGCTGATGGAGCCCGAGCAGCAGGAGGAAGGCACCCAGAATgaccttgtggcccagcagagcCCCGAGCCCAAGCAGACGCACTCCTGA
- the PRM1 gene encoding sperm protamine P1 codes for MARYRCCRSHSRSRCRPRRRRCRRRRRRCCPRRRRAVCCRRYTVIRCRRC; via the exons ATGGCCAGATACAGATGTTGCCGCAGCCATAGCCGGAGCAGGTGCCGCCCCCGAAGACGAAGATGTCGCAGACGAAGGAGGCGATGTTGTCCGAGGCGGAGGAGAG CGGTGTGCTGCCGCCGCTACACCGTTATAAGGTGTAGAAGATGCTAA
- the TNP2 gene encoding nuclear transition protein 2, which translates to MDTKTQSLPNAHTQPHSNSGPQSHACNQCSCSHHCQNCSQSCSRSQSCSRSRSSSQSPTGHRSLPGHQSQSLSPSPSPRHRKRAMHSHRCPSRPGTRSCSHSKKRKNVEGKANKRKGIKRSQQVYKTKRRSSGRKYN; encoded by the exons ATGGACACCAAGACTCAGAGCCTTCCCAACGCCCACACCCAGCCCCATAGCAACTCTGGGCCCcaaagccacgcctgcaaccagtgcagctgcagccaccactGCCAGAACtgcagccagagctgcagccgaaGCCAGAGTTGCAGCCGGAGCCGGAGCTCCAGTCAGAGTCCAACAGGCCACCGCAGTCTacctggccaccagagccagagtctgagccccagcCCATCACCAAGGCATCGCAAACGTGCCATGCACTCCCACCGCTGCCCCTCTCGGCCCGGCACCCGCTCCTGCAGCCACTCCAAGAAAAGGAAGAACGTGGAGGGGAAGGCGAACAAGAGGAAGGGAATCAAGAGGAGCCAGCAGGTGTACAAAACTAAGAGGCGGAGCTCAG GGCGAAAATACAACTGA
- the SOCS1 gene encoding suppressor of cytokine signaling 1 isoform X1 produces the protein MVAHNQVAADNAISTAAEPRRRPEHSSSSSSSSSSSSSSSSPGVPARPRPCPAAPAPAPGDTHFRTFRSHADYRRITRASALLDACGFYWGPLSVHGAHERLRAEPVGTFLVRDSRQRNCFFALSVKMASGPTSIRVHFQAGRFHLDGSRESFDCLFELLEHYVAAPRRMLGAPLRQRRVRPLQELCRQRIVATVGRENLARIPLNPVLRDYLSSFPFQI, from the coding sequence ATGGTAGCACACAACCAGGTGGCAGCCGACAATGCAATCTCCACGGCAGCAGAGCCCCGACGGCGGCCAGagcattcctcctcctcctcctcctcttcatcttcatcctcctcctcctcctcacccggGGTCCCGGCGCGCCCGCGGCCCTGCCCGGCGGCCCCGGCTCCAGCCCCGGGCGACACGCACTTCCGCACGTTCCGCTCGCACGCCGACTACCGGCGCATCACCCGCGCCAGCGCGCTCCTCGACGCCTGCGGCTTCTACTGGGGGCCTCTGAGCGTGCACGGGGCGCACGAGCGGCTGCGCGCCGAGCCCGTGGGCACCTTCCTGGTGCGCGACAGCCGCCAGCGGAACTGCTTCTTCGCCCTCAGTGTGAAGATGGCTTCGGGCCCCACAAGCATCCGCGTGCACTTCCAGGCCGGCCGCTTCCACCTGGACGGCAGCCGCGAGAGCTTCGACTGCCTCTTCGAGCTGCTGGAGCACTACGTGGCGGCGCCGCGCCGCATGCTGGGGGCCCCGCTGCGCCAGCGCCGCGTGCGGCCGCTGCAGGAGCTGTGCCGCCAGCGCATTGTGGCTACCGTGGGCCGCGAGAACCTGGCGCGCATCCCCCTCAACCCCGTCCTCCGCGATTACTTGAGCTCCTTCCCCTTCCAGATATGA
- the PRM2 gene encoding protamine-2 precursor (The RefSeq protein has 1 non-frameshifting indel compared to this genomic sequence) — MVRCRVRSPSESPQQGSGQQRENERQDQDQELRPEDVPVYGRTHRGRYHYRHRSHTRRRRSCRRRRRRACRHRRHRRGCRRIRRRRRCRRRL, encoded by the exons ATGGTCCGATGCCGCGTGCGGAGTCCGAGCGAAAGTCCGCAGCAGGGCTCTGGGCAGCAGCGCGAAAACGAGCGCCAGGACCAGGACCAGGAGCTGAGGCCGGAGGATGTCCCGGTCTATGGCAGGACCCACAGGGGCCGCTACCACTACAGACACAGGAGCCACACGCGGCGGCGGCGCCGCTCCTGCCGGAGGCGCAGGAGACGCGCCTGCCGGCACAGGCGGCACCGCAGAG GCTGCAGACGGatcaggaggaggagaagatgcAGAAGGAGGCTCTAA